In one window of Mercurialis annua linkage group LG4, ddMerAnnu1.2, whole genome shotgun sequence DNA:
- the LOC126676335 gene encoding uncharacterized protein LOC126676335 — protein MEYKISIPNCDCNQPAVLRTSWTETNPGRRFFGCYAYQSVDGCDFFYWLDPPLSHNAKAVKLGLLRKLEKDADAKNKKMKNSSCCCGLKYLMVFVLAFWLGRCSCN, from the exons ATGGAGTACAAAATCTCAATTCCCAATTGTGATTGTAATCAACCGGCTGTTTTAAGAACATCGTGGACTGAGACTAACCCAGGAAGGCGTTTTTTTGGGTGTTATGCCTACCAG TCTGTAGATGGCTGTGATTTCTTCTATTGGTTGGATCCACCCTTGTCTCATAATGCTAAAGCTGTCAAACTTGGGTTGCTGAGGAAGTTGGAGAAGGATGCGGATGCAAAAAACAAGAAGATGAAGAACTCAAGCTGCTGCTGTGGTCTGAAATATTTGATGGTTTTTGTGCTTGCATTTTGGCTTGGTAGATGCAGCTGCAATTAG
- the LOC126676334 gene encoding uncharacterized protein LOC126676334, whose protein sequence is MDKQCIRLHGFAPPVYDPDSEYFSTRIHKIVVCPERYDHSIIGCIDYCTASTLSMYDIVSKSNSLGLGLEAENYKYYHAFDGDRVALIPLNNDQDVRIMALSLAEGEVVLDVHALLEKFDEIAAEPEYNSDSGLEDSDYSSDHSLNRDGDMQVEDELAVEMEISESEGIMNLVHEDETDGANEPEAEGTADQVIENEGTAAQGEAVKGNTAQGSRAQGSRGQGSRGQGSRAQGSRAQGSVAQGSRAENEGQNEDCDSDYAVSNELYSCSDSDCDDESIKPRFPEFNEENMDNPEFEIGMLFSSFGQFKEAVRNYGIRNRYVMKFKPNNKTRCKAYCKKGCPFNIWASLMQDDVSTVQIKSGKLEHQCTRDHNIRHVNPKWLSKKYLEQFRADPNWSLDGIMQAVRSNQKANISRVTAYRSKFLALLEINGDETEQMRRLNDYRLELIRTHPTSTIMFKRAEGVFVGMYVCLAPLRDGFLAGCRRVISVDGCWLKGLYGGQLLAAVGIDANDCTYPIAWCIVDRETKENWMWFLGLLADDLQICNSYGWCFMSDRQKVSLLLFKLIDMYGILCFV, encoded by the exons ATGGACAAGCAATGCATTCGACTCCATGGATTTGCTCCTCCAGTTTACG ACCCTGATTCTGAATACTTCAGCACTCGCATTCATAAAATTGTAGTGTGTCCTGAACGTTATGATCACTCTATAATAGGATGCATTGATTACTGTACTGCGTCGACTTTGTCAATGTATGATATTGTTAGTAAGAGTAACAGTTTAGGGCTAGGGTTGGAGGCTGAAAACTACAAGTACTACCATGCTTTTGATGGAGATAGGGTGGCCTTAATACCTCTAAATAATGACCAGGATGTTCGCATTATGGCACTTAGTTTAGCTGAAGGTGAAGTTGTGTTAGATGTACATGCTTTGTTGGAAAAGTTTGATGAGATTGCAGCTGAACCTGAATACAACTCTGATAGTGGTCTGGAGGACTCTGACTACAGTTCTGATCACAGCTTGAATAGGGATGGGGATATGCAAGTAGAAGATGAACTTGCTGTTGAGATGGAAATTTCTGAAAGTGAAGGTATAATGAATTTAGTGCATGAAGATGAGACTGATGGTGCAAATGAGCCTGAAGCTGAGGGGACAGCAGATCAGGTTATAGAAAATGAGGGTACAGCAGCTCAGGGTGAAGCAGTTAAGGGTAATACAGCTCAGGGCAGTAGAGCTCAAGGCAGTAGAGGTCAAGGCAGCAGAGGTCAAGGCAGCAGAGCTCAAGGAAGTAGAGCTCAAGGCAGTGTAGCTCAAGGAAGTAGAGCTGAAAATGAGGGTCAGAATGAAGATTGTGATTCTGACTATGCAGTTTCAAATGAGCTTTACTCTTGCTCAGACAGTGACTGTGATGATGAGTCAATAAAGCCTAGGTTTCCTGAGTTCAATGAAGAGAACATGGATAATCCAGAATTTGAAATTGGGATGTTATTCAGTAGTTTTGGTCAGTTCAAAGAGGCTGTGAGAAATTATGGGATTAGGAATAGATATGTCATGAAGTTTAAGCCTAATAACAAGACTAGATGTAAGGCTTACTGCAAGAAAGGATGTCCATTCAACATTTGGGCATCACTTATGCAAGATGATGTGAGCACAGTGCAGATCAAGTCAGGAAAATTAGAGCATCAATGTACCAGAGATCACAACATCAGACATGTCAATCCCAAGTGGTTGTCTAAAAAATATCTTGAGCAATTTAGGGCTGACCCTAATTGGAGCCTAGATGGAATAATGCAAGCTGTCAGGAGCAATCAGAAGGCTAATATTTCTAGGGTAACAGCATATAGGTCAAAATTCTTAGCTCTACTAGAGATCAATGGTGATGAAACAGAGCAAATGAGGAGGCTGAATGACTATAGATTGGAGCTAATAAGGACACATCCAACTTCTACAATTATGTTTAAGAGAGCAGAAGGTGTGTTTGTGGGAATGTATGTATGTCTTGCACCATTGAGGGATGGTTTTTTGGCTGGCTGCAGGAGGGTAATTTCAGTGGATGGGTGTTGGTTGAAAGGATTATATGGTGGCCAGTTACTTGCAGCTGTGGGTATTGATGCTAATGATTGCACCTACCCTATAGCTTGGTGTATTGTAGACAGGGAAACTAAGGAGAACTGGATGTGGTTTCTTGGGCTTTTGGCTGATGACTTGCAAATTTGCAATAGCTATGGATGGTGTTTCATGAGCGATAGGCAAAAGGTATCATTACTGCTTTTTAAACTTATTGACATGTATGGCATTTTATGCTTTGTTTGA
- the LOC126676299 gene encoding probable WRKY transcription factor 29, producing MAEFTFMEDWDLQAVVRRGSCSSEALMINNNNNNNINDYDQFLNFPDFFGFVSNNDLDQKEVCKPFYPNQQLTGCVEVKEPEKLQRKGFRPSDHADVPVNFSCDGTSVTVKSKRSRKNQQKREVKHVKADGLACDMWAWRKYGQKPIKGSPYPRSYYRCSSLKGCLARKQVERNSTDPSTFIVTYTAEHSHAHPTRRNSLAGSTRIKSSMTKQSKCNEPNSSTIKDDKSSDNTLVQNVRIKNEEEEEEYEQVMGDIKYVGKEEIVMPDIIFSDDLFPSIEDFEGMFFDHQFSDIAP from the exons ATGGCTGAGTTTACTTTCATGGAAGACTGGGATCTTCAAGCTGTAGTCAGAAGAGGATCATGCAGTAGTGAAGCTTTGAtgatcaataataataataataataatattaatgattATGATcagtttttgaattttccgGATTTCTTTGGATTTGTGAGTAATAATGATTTGGATCAGAAAGAAGTTTGCAAGCCATTTTACCCTAATCAGCAACTTACGGGATGTGTCGAGGTTAAAGAGCCTGAAAAACTGCAGAGGAAAGGTTTTCGACCGTCTGATCATGCTGATGTTCCGGTAAACTTTAGTTGTGATGGCACTTCTGTAACGGTCAAATCAAAGAGGag TAGGAAGAATCAACAGAAAAGGGAGGTTAAACATGTTAAAGCTGATGGTCTAGCTTGTGATATGTGGGCTTGGAGAAAATATGGGCAAAAACCTATCAAAGGATCTCCTTATCCAAG GAGTTACTACAGATGCAGCAGTTTAAAAGGATGTTTGGCAAGAAAGCAAGTAGAAAGAAACAGTACAGATCCCTCAACTTTCATAGTAACCTACACTGCTGAGCATAGCCATGCTCATCCAACTCGCAGAAATTCTCTTGCTGGCAGCACCAGAATCAAATCTTCCATGACCAAACAATCCAAATGCAACGAACCCAACTCGTCAACTATCAAAGACGACAAAAGTTCGGATAATACGTTGGTGCAAAATGTTAGgataaaaaatgaagaagaagaagaagaatatgaACAAGTTATGGGGGATATTAAATATGTAGGCAAAGAGGAAATTGTGATGCCAGATATAATCTTTAGCGACGACTTGTTTCCAAGCATAGAGGATTTTGAAGGAATGTTTTTTGATCATCAGTTTTCAGATATTGCTCCTTAA
- the LOC130015437 gene encoding uncharacterized protein LOC130015437, protein MAFYDLFELGGNAVVLNGLIPAIEALFPYAEHRFCVRHILTNYRKRFKGKALKDALWACARSTYVAAFDKSLLAVKDISEGAYDYLFHIVPSRWTKSHFQEKFKCDMLLNNLCESFNHVILEARTKGIITMNEMIRTKLMVRIHQKRDAMLKLKTPYCPKILKKLEKARQISWYYRGVFDGGDTYQVFGSDGQFVVDLKEMTCACRRWQLTGIPCHHAIAAMNENNAVPETYLHDCYKVSTYLRTYTHLLSPINGKELWPQSNDPEIIPPAPVNFRRGRKQLLRRLEEDEQERLRRGLSKGGQVTRRGRMKKCSLCGKMGHNKRKCVYVTGDTSVPAATGGSCAPAATGGSCAPPATGGSYGSQHDAAPPATGGSSRSQAQHDAAPSHFSGSQAQHDATPFPFAGSQAHHDATPFQFAGSQAHHDAIALLDVELDEVVNAIADAMEQQPTTRLDEIPTQQSVLLNCTRNTDLPVETYASRLSQSQKPPTFKQPRIHKLPVRRKLDPAPEPPTFKLPDLQTRRSAYTASSGTKTASSGAKTASSATNTASSATKGKEKVLTGTRGVQTKRKAWVPPGQVDKTLKTRATKDA, encoded by the exons ATGGCATTTTATGATTTGTTTGAATTGGGAGGAAATGCAGTAGTTTTAAAT GGTCTCATACCTGCCATTGAAGCCCTCTTTCCTTATGCTGAACATCGCTTTTGTGTTAGACATATTCTCACAAATTATAGGAAAAGATTTAAAGGAAAGGCTCTTAAGGATGCACTTTGGGCTTGTGCTAGATCTACATATGTTGCTGCATTTGATAAGAGTTTGCTAGCTGTAAAGGATATCTCTGAGGGTGCATATGATTATTTGTTTCACATAGTTCCTAGCAGATGGACAAAGTCACACTTTcaagaaaaatttaaatgtgATATGCTTTTGAACAACCTATGTGAAAGCTTTAACCATGTGATACTTGAAGCTAGAACTAAGGGGATAATAACTATGAATGAGATGATTAGGACAAAGTTGATGGTTAGGATTCACCAAAAAAGAGATGCAATGCTTAAGTTGAAGACCCCATACTGTCCCAAGATTCTAAAAAAGCTAGAAAAGGCAAGGCAAATTAGTTGGTATTATAGAGGTGTATTTGATGGAGGTGATACCTACCAGGTGTTTGGTTCTGATGGGCAATTTGTAGTTGACCTCAAAGAGATGACTTGTGCTTGTAGGAGATGGCAATTGACAGGCATACCCTGTCATCATGCCATAGCAGCAATGAATGAGAACAATGCCGTTCCAGAGACCTATTTGCATGATTGCTACAAAGTGTCAACATATCTTAGAACATATACCCACCTGCTGAGCCCCATTAATGGGAAAGAATTGTGGCCACAAAGTAATGATCCAGAGATAATACCTCCTGCCCCAGTTAATTTTAGGAGAGGTAGGAAACAACTTTTAAGGAGACTGGAAGAGGATGAGCAGGAAAGGCTAAGGCGTGGTTTGTCTAAAGGGGGTCAAGTAACTAGGAGGGGTCGTATGAAGAAATGCTCATTGTGTGGTAAAATGGGGCACAACAAGAGGAAGTGTGTGTATGTAACTGGTGACACCTCTGTTCCTGCTGCAACTGGTGGCTCATGTGCTCCTGCTGCAACTGGTGGCTCATGTGCTCCTCCGGCAACTGGTGGCTCCTATGGATCTCAGCATGATGCAGCTCCTCCTGCAACTGGTGGCTCCTCTAGATCTCAGGCTCAACATGATGCAGCTCCTTCTCATTTTTCTGGATCTCAGGCTCAACATGATGCAACTCCTTTTCCATTTGCTGGATCTCAGGCACATCATGATGCAACTCCTTTTCAATTTGCTGGATCTCAGGCTCACCATGATGCAATTGCTCTACTGGATGTGGAGCTTGATGAAGTTGTAAATGCAATTGCTGATGCCATGGAACAACAACCTACCACTAGACTAGATGAGATCCCAACTCAACAAAGTGTTTTATTG AATTGTACAAGAAACACAGATCTGCCTGTTGAGACTTATGCATCGAGGCTTAGTCAAAGCCAAAAACCGCCTACCTTCAAACAACCAAGAATTCACAAGCTTCCTGTGAGAAGAAAGTTAGATCCAGCACCTGAACCACCTACCTTCAAGTTGCCAGATCTGCAAACCAGAAGGTCTGCATATACTGCTTCAAGTGGCACCAAAACTGCATCAAGTGGTGCTAAAACTGCTTCAAGTGCTACCAACACAGCTTCAAGTGCTAccaaaggaaaagaaaaggttCTAACTGGGACAAGAGGTGTTCAAACGAAAAGAAAAGCATGGGTTCCACCAGGTCAAGTGGACAAAACCTTGAAGACAAGAGCCACAAAAGATGCTTAA